The genomic interval AGAAATTCGGCGTCGAGGACATCATGAAGCACCCGGGCGCGGCCGCGAAGGGTCGAGCGCAGGCGTACCCGGCCCTTACTCGTTGGGAGACGTCCGGCCGCATCGAGAGGATCGACAAGGGCCGCTACGAGAAGGTTTCCGGGTCAAAGCCGAAGAGAGAACGGACGCGGCCGGCAAGGAAGAAGTAAGAGACCACGGGGAGGACGGTCGGGTCGGAGCCGACTCTGACTAGGGCAATGAGGCCGCTGACCCGTCGTCTTGGCCTCAATGTGCGGCGTTTGATTGGCGCCGCGGCGGCGCGTCGGATGTGCCGACGTTCAGACGCGTGATGGTGCATAGAATGCGGGGCGGGGTGCGGACATTGATGTTTTCGAAAGCCTGCTACGGTCGATACACATCAACGACGATCGGCGGCAGGTTGTGATGTCGCACGAACTCAAAATTGATCGGCTTCATGCATCGTCGAAAGTCGTCTGAGTACGGTGGACCAACTGCCTGGCACAGTTCTGCTCCGTCCAACCATTGGAGCAGCGCGGCGGGACAAACGCATCCGTTCGTGTAGTACATCACGGTATCCACGGGCTGGGATATGAACTCGATCGATCGCGAGGCGCGGTTGTCCTTGGTCAGCATTGTAGCCCTGAAACCATTCGCGATCCGGGTCCCTGGCGGCTTGTCTGATGGGAGAGGTTGGAGTGCAGTACAACCGTGCGGCTCACCGTCTCGCTGGAACGTCAGGAGACCTCTGTTACCGCGACGAAACGGGTCGCGGCCGCTCTCATGGCGCGATGGCTCGCCGGCGCCGTGGTCGGGAACCTCAGAAGTCCCGCTGCCGCCGACACCACCGCCAGATGGAACTTGCGCAACCGAGAAGGGGACGCGTGACGGCTCCGGCGATGGCCCTGCACTCTCAGACCCACTGGCAACGACGGTGCCACCTGCGAGTGCCGTTCGGATCGCCTGCGCGACGGCCGGATTCGGCACCGTTCCCGCAAGCTTCTGCAGCCTCTTCTCGGCTTTCTCGCTGTCCTTTGAGACCCGGACGTTCATCCTGAAAGCACCCACGGCGGCATCCGGCTCGCCGAGCGCCACGAGCACTTGGCCGAGAGTCTCCCACGCCATCGGTCGAGTCGGCGCGACCGCGAGCGTCGACACGATGGCTTCCGCGGCCCCCTGATAGTCCTCCGCGAGCAGACGCGCGTACGCGAGGTTGTTGAGGACTTCCGGTTCAGCGGGATCGGCTGCGACGCCGTCCCGGAATGTCTTGGTGGCTTCGGCGTACTTGCCCGCTCGTATCTGGGCGAGCCCTTGATCGTTCAGGGATCGAGCGCGAGACCTGTCGCCACGAGCAGGCTTTGGGACGATCTCCAAAGCGCGCTCGTGGTCCGCGACGCTCCGGACGTCGCCGGCGGCCGAGAGCTTGACGATCTGCCAGATCGCATCAGCCGCCTTCCCGGCTCCGAGCGGGTTCTTGCCTTCGGTTGCGACGGGCGCCGTGGTTGGTGCCTGCGCAGAGCCCGACACCGACCACAGCTCTGGTCGGTACGCCGTCCACATCTTCCCAGGGAGCTGCTGATAGGCGGTGACGTTGTCCGACGAGAGCTGGAACTTCCGCCGCACCTGCATGGTCCGCTGCGCCATGCCCTCGTCGGGGCCGTGGTCCTTCATGTCCACCACGATCGAGTCCGGTGGCTGGATCTCGACGGACTGCAGCTCGATCCGGTCCCCCAAGAAGATCGCGTGCGTGCATCGCGGCGTTCCGAAGGCATCCGAGAAGACATGTATCGTCCAGAACACGCCAGTGCCCGCTCCTCCGTCGTACACGGGAGCCACCGCATCGATCTTCCCGTCGCCGTCGAGATCACCGACGGCGACGTGGCCTTCGTCGAGGACGGCTTCAGGAACGTCGTGTGAATCCGGCGGCTCGCGCGGACCGATGAACTTGCCGTCGGTGAGACGGAAGCCTTCGTCTGCGAATCGCCCCGAGCCGTTCCCGGCATGAAGCACACAGTGATAGTCGGCGTTCGCGAGCACCTTCCCCGCCGATGCGACGATGTCGTCGCCGGCGGCTCTGGCGCTGTCGGCCGCCATGGTGGCACCGGCTATGTCGGCCTGTCGCTGCGCGCTAGCGACTCGCCGATCACGGTTCCGCGTGAATCTCTGTAGTTGGAAGCCACGGGCCGCGATGGTTTGGTTGACAGCGATAACGGGTGTCGTCGCTCGGACACCGATCACACCTCGAATGATCGCTTGCGTAGCCTTTGCGTTGATTGCGATCATGTTGATATCAAATCTTTCACGAGAAACGGGCTCGCCACCCTCCGGCGGGTCCTCGCCCCGAGGGATGAACCAGTCGGGAAGTTCGTTCTGCGACTCTGCGACCACCGTCGCCATGAGATTCTCGAACTCTTCCAGACACTGCTTCTGCTGAGCTGCGGCTGCTTCAAGCAACTTTTCCGCGCCGGCTTTCCGTTCTTTCAGGTCATTCGCGGCTCGGAACGCCACCGATCCGGCATTGCTGAGTTGTTCGAGCATCCGATCGCGTTCAAGCGTTGCCCATGCCCGAAGCGATCCGGATCGCCCCTCATTTTTCATTCTTGAGGTACCGCGCACAGTGAACTCGTCTGGCCGATTCAACTCCTCGTCAAATGGATCGAACGCGCTCCCTATTGACAGTGACTTCGGGATCTTTCCTCCGTTGTTATCACGGGCTATCCTTGCGACGGCAGCTCGTTGATCTGCCGATAGAGCACGTATCCCCTTCACGAGAGACGCTGACCATAGATCGAACACGTCGGCGTCAACCGAACTCCGTTCGAGAGAAAAGTGCCCCCACCATTCGATCGCAAGGGCATGCCAAGCAAGAGCTGCGAGCTGATCATACTCACCGTGCGTCCGTTTGCCACGCGTTTCGAGGATCGTCGCAAGCAACGAAGCGGCCCACTCATTGCGCGACTCGGCGGCTCTGAACGCCAGGCGTTCGGCTTCGTCTTCGTCAGCGGGGACGCCGCGACCCTCGCGGTGAATGTTCGCGAGCTTCACGGCTGCCTGTGAATCGCCGTTTGATACCTGCTGTTCAAGCGCCTTTCGGGCGCGGTCGCAGTAGGTCTTCCAGTCTCCTTCGACCTTTGCGACACAGTCGCGGATGAGATCGTCCACGCTCGGCGGCGATGAGCATGCACCGCTGGACACCATGAGAGCCATCGAGACGGCCGCAAAGAGGCCACGGTGACCAGCCAACACGCTCACGATGATCAAGTGTCCTAGCACGCCCAGTACGCCAGCATGGAAATGCGCAGGCCAACCACGCGCGCCATCGAAAGGTAGGCGGAACAACCTTATGCGGTTCATCCTGAGCACACTCAACGATCAGGCGACTCGGCATCCTTTGCTTCGCGAGTGTCGATTGTTAAAGATCTTTCAGGATCTCCCGGCGTCTCTCTTTTAATTCGCTATCAGTGATAAGCCCCTGAGCGTGCAAACTTTGAAGCTGGCGGAGCCGCGACTCTATCGACTCCTTATCCGGTTTCGGCGTCGCTGGTGCTGAGGTGGTGGGTGCCGAATATGTCGGCATCCACTCATCGGGAGCCGTACTTTTGATTGGTACGACGGTTTGACACCCAGCCGTCAGTGCGACGGCTAACCAGCCACAGTGCAACCGTTTCACTTGGAAGCGTACTGGCTCAAGAGTGGCGTCAGTTTAGGGACGCATGACTTCAAGAAGTTGTCCATCGCGAGCGCGAGGATACTCCGATATTCCTCTTCCGAGCCCCACCATCCGGTTTGGGTAGCTTCTCCGGAGCAACTCGTCGAGAAGAGCCGTACTCCGTGTTGATCGATTCCCACTTCTGCGTCGACCCACGCCGTCTGAGCCATGTAGGTATCCACGAAAACTTTCGTGACCTTACCGACCACTGTTGGAAGCCCACCTGCGGTTTGGGCTGACTCTACTCGCTCCACAGCGAACCCTTCCGCGGTAAGGCCGTTCACGAGGCCACCTGACACCCAGAGTACCGGATTCTGAGTACCCTCGATCTTCTTGACGGGCATGCCGTACAGATTTCTCATCTGTCCAATCTCATCGCCGGTGGCATAGTCAGCAGATCGAGTGTCATCGAAGCGAGCGACAGCAATCCGACCGGCTCCGCCTTTCGCAGGAGACGGACTAACGTCCAAGGTGCCGTAGCCCAAGGGCACCTTCATCGGACCGCATCCGCAAACAAGTAGAATCAAGAGAGATGCGACAGTCGCTCGGAAGACAGACCTCGTGTG from Chloroflexota bacterium carries:
- a CDS encoding tetratricopeptide repeat protein, which produces MAADSARAAGDDIVASAGKVLANADYHCVLHAGNGSGRFADEGFRLTDGKFIGPREPPDSHDVPEAVLDEGHVAVGDLDGDGKIDAVAPVYDGGAGTGVFWTIHVFSDAFGTPRCTHAIFLGDRIELQSVEIQPPDSIVVDMKDHGPDEGMAQRTMQVRRKFQLSSDNVTAYQQLPGKMWTAYRPELWSVSGSAQAPTTAPVATEGKNPLGAGKAADAIWQIVKLSAAGDVRSVADHERALEIVPKPARGDRSRARSLNDQGLAQIRAGKYAEATKTFRDGVAADPAEPEVLNNLAYARLLAEDYQGAAEAIVSTLAVAPTRPMAWETLGQVLVALGEPDAAVGAFRMNVRVSKDSEKAEKRLQKLAGTVPNPAVAQAIRTALAGGTVVASGSESAGPSPEPSRVPFSVAQVPSGGGVGGSGTSEVPDHGAGEPSRHESGRDPFRRGNRGLLTFQRDGEPHGCTALQPLPSDKPPGTRIANGFRATMLTKDNRASRSIEFISQPVDTVMYYTNGCVCPAALLQWLDGAELCQAVGPPYSDDFRRCMKPINFEFVRHHNLPPIVVDVYRP